One Streptomyces lincolnensis genomic region harbors:
- a CDS encoding GNAT family N-acetyltransferase, whose amino-acid sequence MSPPVTAGWQRFRYAWENGPGLPARLHAAADRLAVRCDVTLSRAAEGPSFAYVGLPRSEHHVLPFLEQQRSREFGGPDPVREVLGRRPWTAALREAAHSADMVFAGCGEGRLRALRATPGLLPDTHSATGPVLPFRLHLILPVEGGSAAMLRRVSGNERRQFTKQLAEHGWQWEPATGRDDFDYFYQRMHLPTMHGRHGEDTRSLSERMAREVLLRDGRLFFVTRQGERVAGLLCHGGQPGRPLTMRLLGVLDGAPEHYRTGVVKAVYYLCVDWACANSVPVIDMSGTEPFLSKGIVQFKRRFHPRVALPPGHHARRRLWPAALRDTAEVRAFLVANPFLALGEDGAPSAVYPYDRDRPARKDLRAGFAGLPEDRLLDLDELFARTAPAAVTAGAAGD is encoded by the coding sequence GTGAGCCCGCCGGTCACCGCCGGGTGGCAGCGGTTCCGGTACGCCTGGGAGAACGGTCCCGGACTGCCCGCACGGCTGCACGCCGCCGCCGACCGCCTCGCGGTCCGCTGCGACGTCACGCTCTCCCGTGCTGCCGAAGGCCCCTCGTTCGCCTACGTCGGCCTGCCCCGCTCGGAGCACCATGTGCTGCCGTTTCTGGAGCAGCAGCGCAGCCGGGAGTTCGGCGGCCCGGATCCGGTCCGCGAGGTGCTGGGCCGGCGACCGTGGACGGCTGCACTGCGGGAGGCGGCCCACTCGGCGGACATGGTGTTCGCCGGTTGCGGGGAAGGCCGACTGCGGGCACTGCGCGCCACGCCCGGGCTGCTGCCGGACACCCACTCCGCCACCGGCCCCGTGCTGCCCTTCCGGCTCCATCTGATACTCCCTGTGGAGGGCGGCAGTGCGGCGATGCTGCGCCGGGTCTCGGGCAATGAGCGGCGGCAGTTCACCAAGCAGCTCGCCGAACACGGCTGGCAGTGGGAACCCGCCACCGGCCGGGACGACTTCGACTACTTCTACCAGCGCATGCATCTGCCGACGATGCACGGCCGGCACGGCGAGGACACCCGCAGCCTGTCCGAACGCATGGCCCGCGAGGTGCTGCTGCGGGACGGCCGGCTGTTCTTCGTCACCCGGCAGGGCGAGCGCGTCGCCGGACTGCTCTGCCACGGCGGGCAGCCCGGCCGGCCGCTGACGATGCGGCTGCTCGGCGTGCTCGACGGCGCCCCGGAGCACTACCGCACCGGAGTGGTGAAGGCCGTGTACTACCTGTGCGTGGACTGGGCCTGCGCGAACTCGGTCCCGGTCATCGACATGTCGGGCACCGAGCCGTTCCTGAGCAAGGGGATCGTTCAGTTCAAGCGCCGCTTCCACCCGCGGGTGGCGCTGCCGCCGGGCCACCACGCCCGGCGCAGGCTGTGGCCGGCCGCCCTCCGGGACACTGCCGAGGTGCGGGCGTTCCTGGTGGCCAACCCGTTCCTCGCGCTCGGCGAGGACGGTGCTCCGAGCGCCGTGTACCCGTACGACCGCGACCGCCCCGCCCGCAAGGACCTGCGGGCCGGGTTCGCCGGACTCCCGGAGGACCGGCTCCTCGACCTCGACGAGTTGTTCGCCCGTACGGCCCCGGCAGCCGTCACCGCCGGTGCCGCCGGTGACTGA
- a CDS encoding amidohydrolase family protein, translating to MNALPGRPAHTLFDFHVRLAPRPEALPRLLAALDAAGIAQAAVCAGGVIALDQLSRQLVEGGHTTADADNDAVLAACRAHPGRLVPFWFGNPHRPAAEYAERAPEFRGLELSPAVHGEPLGSPRSKALIAVAQQHGHCVYTVCLERPGCRVADLTELAARHPETVFVLGHAGVGNIDYYGIALIEPYPNILLETSGGYSTVLRRALGVLGPDRVLFGSEYPLQHPVVELAKFAAAGVSEEEWRLAGRENALRLLGPVPSSPAASRRPALGPAPAGPGRREAGALIDR from the coding sequence GTGAACGCGCTCCCCGGCCGGCCCGCGCACACCCTGTTCGACTTCCATGTGCGGCTGGCACCGCGGCCTGAGGCTCTGCCGCGGCTGCTGGCCGCGCTGGACGCCGCCGGTATCGCCCAGGCCGCTGTCTGTGCCGGTGGCGTGATCGCCCTCGACCAGTTGTCCCGGCAACTGGTCGAGGGCGGGCATACGACGGCGGACGCCGACAACGACGCGGTGCTCGCGGCCTGTCGGGCGCACCCCGGCAGGCTGGTGCCCTTCTGGTTCGGCAACCCGCACCGCCCGGCCGCCGAGTACGCCGAGCGGGCACCGGAGTTCCGGGGCCTTGAGCTCTCGCCGGCGGTGCACGGCGAACCCCTCGGCAGCCCGCGCTCCAAGGCCCTGATCGCGGTGGCGCAGCAACACGGCCACTGCGTGTACACCGTGTGCCTGGAGCGGCCGGGGTGCCGGGTCGCCGATCTGACGGAGCTCGCGGCGCGCCACCCGGAGACGGTGTTCGTCCTCGGCCACGCCGGGGTCGGCAACATCGACTACTACGGCATCGCGCTGATCGAGCCGTATCCCAACATCCTGTTGGAGACGTCCGGCGGCTACAGCACGGTGCTGCGCCGGGCGCTCGGCGTACTGGGGCCGGACCGGGTGCTGTTCGGGTCCGAGTACCCGCTGCAGCACCCGGTGGTGGAGCTGGCCAAGTTCGCCGCGGCCGGGGTGAGCGAGGAGGAGTGGCGCCTGGCAGGCCGGGAGAACGCCCTCCGGTTGCTGGGGCCTGTTCCGAGTTCCCCGGCTGCCTCGCGACGCCCGGCCCTCGGCCCCGCCCCGGCCGGCCCGGGCCGCCGGGAGGCCGGAGCCCTCATCGACCGATGA
- a CDS encoding LLM class flavin-dependent oxidoreductase: protein MKFGVLILPEERWEASRDRWLEADELGYDHAWTYDHLSWRTLRDGPWFGAVPVLAAAAAVTRRIALGPLVASPNFRHPVTFAKELLTLDDISGGRMIVGLGSGAPGADTAVLGEDALSPSERADRWSEFVRFTDELLREPATTRRGNHYTAVDARMHPGALARPRPPLALAAAGPRAMALTAQCADIWITMGSSGRRDARPSLDEAVRQLHRMRRIWADAGRDPADLRSLVHAGRVGAPLHDTGAFGEFAAACAEAGFTDLVLPWPRSSGVFEGSPRLVAEVAERVMPTLRG from the coding sequence GTGAAGTTCGGTGTGCTGATCCTCCCGGAGGAGCGCTGGGAAGCGAGCCGCGACCGCTGGCTGGAAGCCGATGAACTCGGCTACGACCACGCATGGACATACGACCATCTGTCCTGGCGCACCCTGCGCGACGGCCCCTGGTTCGGCGCGGTTCCCGTCCTGGCGGCCGCCGCGGCGGTCACCCGGAGGATAGCCCTCGGCCCGCTCGTGGCCTCACCCAACTTCCGCCATCCGGTGACCTTCGCCAAGGAACTCCTCACCCTCGACGACATCTCCGGCGGCCGGATGATCGTGGGACTGGGCTCCGGGGCCCCCGGCGCCGACACCGCAGTCCTGGGGGAGGACGCCCTGTCGCCCTCCGAACGGGCCGACCGCTGGAGTGAGTTCGTCCGGTTCACGGACGAACTGCTGCGGGAGCCCGCCACCACCCGGCGGGGAAACCACTACACGGCCGTCGACGCCCGTATGCACCCGGGCGCTCTCGCCCGCCCCCGGCCGCCCCTGGCCCTGGCTGCCGCAGGGCCCCGCGCCATGGCGCTGACCGCGCAGTGCGCCGACATCTGGATCACCATGGGCAGTTCCGGCCGGCGAGACGCCCGGCCGTCGCTCGACGAGGCGGTACGCCAGCTGCACCGGATGCGCCGGATCTGGGCCGATGCGGGGCGGGACCCGGCTGACCTGCGCTCGCTGGTGCACGCCGGCCGGGTAGGTGCTCCACTGCACGACACCGGGGCTTTCGGGGAGTTCGCCGCGGCCTGCGCCGAGGCCGGCTTCACCGATCTGGTACTGCCCTGGCCGCGCAGCTCCGGAGTCTTCGAGGGCTCCCCCCGGCTCGTGGCGGAGGTGGCCGAGCGGGTGATGCCGACGCTCCGGGGGTGA
- a CDS encoding isochorismatase family protein, with amino-acid sequence MPIPDIEPYPLPTEHELPPARVGWRLEAARSALLIHDMQQYFVDFLPAGSELRDGLIRRVAELREAAAAAGVPVYFTAQPGGMTRGERGLLHDFWGPGMKHTGAHKRILPELRPEPPAVVLTKWRYSAFARSPLAELLAGQGRDQLIICGVYAHVGILMTACDAFTRDIQPFVVADAIADFSAADHAAALDYLARRCALPVMTHEVVSRLALPARQDLELLAAGRRRRPPRTPPVPLATPPTAS; translated from the coding sequence GTGCCCATACCGGACATCGAACCCTATCCCCTGCCCACCGAGCACGAACTGCCACCGGCCCGGGTCGGCTGGCGGCTGGAGGCCGCGCGGTCCGCGCTGCTCATCCACGACATGCAGCAGTACTTCGTGGACTTCCTGCCGGCCGGCTCCGAGCTCCGTGACGGCCTGATCCGCCGGGTCGCCGAACTGCGGGAGGCTGCCGCCGCCGCCGGAGTGCCCGTGTACTTCACCGCCCAGCCGGGCGGTATGACCCGCGGAGAGCGCGGCCTGCTGCACGACTTCTGGGGCCCGGGCATGAAGCACACCGGCGCACACAAGCGCATCCTGCCGGAGCTGCGACCCGAACCTCCGGCCGTAGTGCTCACCAAATGGCGTTACAGCGCCTTCGCCCGCTCGCCGCTCGCGGAACTGCTCGCCGGCCAGGGGAGAGACCAGCTGATCATCTGCGGGGTGTACGCCCATGTCGGCATCCTCATGACTGCCTGCGACGCGTTCACCCGGGACATCCAGCCGTTCGTGGTGGCCGACGCGATCGCCGACTTCAGTGCGGCGGACCATGCCGCCGCCCTCGACTACCTCGCGCGCCGCTGCGCCCTGCCGGTCATGACGCATGAGGTGGTCTCCCGCCTGGCCCTCCCGGCCCGGCAGGACCTGGAGCTGTTGGCTGCCGGGAGGCGAAGGCGCCCCCCGCGAACGCCGCCAGTTCCACTCGCGACGCCACCGACAGCTTCTTGA
- a CDS encoding 2,3-dihydro-2,3-dihydroxybenzoate dehydrogenase, translating into MKDHEPRIAVIGAGISGLVLAAALHQQGIRTAVFEQAGQLFPTGAGIQLSPNAVRLLHRLGLEARLRQHAVRPRAIRMTNWDDGHPLATTPLAGPCEERYGAPYLTVHRADLHAALLEQLPMGTLRLGARCLALDEREDGVRLEFADGLSYDADLVVGADGIRSVVRSQLFPDRPRFSGQGMYRGLVPADRVPRFAADPRVQLWLGPGQHCVAYPVSGGRTISFAAGVPAPDWRTESWTQPGRKEDLLAAYTGWDDELLGLLSAADEVTCWALHDRDPLDHLVQGRFVLIGDAAHPMLPFLAQGANQAVEDAAVLADCLIRTSELPAALGRYEMQRLPRANEVQRRARANNDRLHLADGEARQQRDRELAARQGLESHDWLFAYEAVPERQPDAPGGGGTDPAAAASGISGRVALITGAARGIGFAVARALAQHGARVVLTDLDRDGLDEAVKALADEGQQAAGYRLDVQDSGAVAATVEAVEQEVGPVDILVNVAGVLHTGPVAEFDDAHWQQTFAVNAFGVFCVSREATRRMAERERGVVVTVASNAGTVPRIHMAAYGASKAASVHFTKVLGLELAGRGIRCNVVSPGSTRTPMLEQVQHNGSEGTIRGDLAGYRTGIPLRRIAEPEDVASAVVFLASDEARHITMHELSVDGGAALGA; encoded by the coding sequence GTGAAAGACCATGAACCGCGGATCGCGGTGATCGGTGCCGGCATATCCGGGCTCGTTCTCGCCGCGGCGCTGCATCAGCAGGGCATCCGCACTGCCGTCTTCGAGCAGGCCGGACAGCTGTTCCCCACGGGGGCGGGCATCCAGCTGTCCCCCAACGCCGTCCGGCTGTTGCACCGGCTGGGACTCGAAGCCCGGCTGCGGCAGCATGCGGTACGGCCCCGGGCCATCCGGATGACCAACTGGGACGACGGCCACCCCCTGGCGACCACACCGCTGGCCGGGCCCTGCGAGGAGCGCTACGGCGCTCCCTACCTCACCGTTCACCGCGCCGATCTGCATGCGGCGCTCCTTGAGCAGCTGCCCATGGGAACCCTGCGGCTCGGCGCCCGGTGCCTGGCGCTGGACGAGCGGGAGGACGGAGTGCGGCTGGAGTTCGCCGACGGTCTGTCATACGACGCGGACCTGGTCGTCGGAGCGGACGGCATCCGTTCGGTGGTGCGTTCGCAGCTCTTTCCCGACCGGCCGCGGTTCAGCGGGCAGGGGATGTACCGCGGCCTCGTCCCGGCCGACCGGGTGCCCCGGTTCGCGGCGGACCCCCGGGTCCAGCTGTGGCTGGGACCCGGACAGCACTGCGTGGCGTACCCGGTCAGTGGTGGACGCACCATCAGCTTCGCCGCCGGGGTGCCCGCACCTGACTGGCGTACCGAGTCCTGGACGCAGCCCGGCCGCAAGGAGGACCTGCTGGCGGCGTACACGGGCTGGGACGACGAGCTGCTTGGCCTGCTGTCGGCCGCCGACGAGGTGACCTGCTGGGCGCTGCACGACCGGGATCCGCTGGACCACCTCGTCCAGGGCCGGTTCGTGCTGATCGGCGACGCGGCCCACCCCATGCTGCCGTTCCTCGCCCAGGGAGCCAACCAGGCCGTCGAGGACGCCGCGGTGCTGGCGGACTGCCTCATCCGCACCTCCGAGCTGCCGGCCGCTCTGGGCCGGTACGAGATGCAGCGACTTCCCCGTGCCAATGAGGTGCAGCGCCGGGCCCGCGCCAACAACGACCGGCTGCACCTGGCGGATGGCGAGGCACGGCAGCAGCGGGACCGGGAACTTGCCGCCCGGCAGGGTCTGGAGAGCCACGACTGGCTCTTCGCCTACGAGGCCGTTCCGGAGCGGCAGCCGGACGCGCCGGGAGGCGGCGGGACCGATCCGGCCGCCGCGGCCAGCGGGATCAGCGGCCGGGTGGCCCTGATCACCGGCGCCGCCCGGGGTATCGGCTTCGCCGTCGCCCGGGCCCTGGCGCAGCACGGAGCCCGCGTCGTACTGACAGACCTGGACCGGGACGGTCTCGACGAGGCGGTCAAAGCACTCGCCGATGAGGGGCAACAAGCTGCCGGATACCGGCTCGACGTGCAGGACAGCGGCGCGGTCGCGGCCACCGTGGAGGCCGTGGAGCAGGAAGTCGGCCCCGTCGACATCCTGGTCAACGTGGCGGGAGTGCTGCACACCGGCCCGGTCGCCGAGTTCGACGACGCCCACTGGCAGCAGACGTTCGCCGTGAACGCGTTCGGTGTCTTCTGCGTCTCCCGCGAGGCCACCCGCAGGATGGCGGAGCGGGAGCGCGGCGTGGTGGTGACCGTCGCCTCCAACGCGGGCACGGTGCCCCGCATACACATGGCGGCGTACGGGGCGTCCAAGGCGGCCTCGGTCCACTTCACCAAGGTGCTCGGACTCGAACTCGCCGGCCGCGGCATCCGCTGCAACGTGGTGTCTCCCGGATCGACCCGCACCCCGATGCTCGAACAGGTGCAGCACAACGGGTCCGAAGGCACCATCCGCGGAGACCTCGCCGGCTACCGCACGGGCATACCGCTGCGCCGTATCGCGGAGCCCGAGGACGTGGCCTCCGCCGTGGTCTTCCTGGCCTCGGACGAGGCGCGGCACATCACCATGCACGAACTGAGCGTGGACGGCGGCGCGGCGCTCGGCGCCTGA
- a CDS encoding MFS transporter: protein MITQALSESRSRGPLSGLLPAIPPVARVLVATCLAFAAVGILNPVLPRFVDEDLGRGPAEIGVATGAYALATLVVRPPSGFWVDRVGHRVVFLAGAAGLLLTQWLYPLCPSYTWMLVDRLGVGAALALVFAAAPAWTVALVPQTRGRWALGSVGVSTALGQALAAPLGDQLYRLGGHPLVAWGAAGLAAAAGLVAATVRPGARRPAQNDGSGTTSGRLGWWHDGVRPALLPGCSLMLSYFGYSALLAFSVLSLEERGVSGGAIVLTAVAVSVVVIRLATGRHVDRMRPSVILPAAGAVEAAGLLLLGHSSALWTAALAGVLIGAGCSQMFPALGAEVLEHAERSGRQASIAVFGSFLQLGLALGGAVLGSLVTLFGYPGMYAVGAVCALVGAFGASARLELRRRTRSPGGTS, encoded by the coding sequence GTGATCACCCAGGCGCTGTCCGAGTCCCGCAGCCGCGGCCCGCTTTCCGGGCTGCTGCCCGCAATTCCCCCCGTGGCCCGGGTCCTTGTCGCCACCTGCCTGGCCTTCGCCGCGGTCGGCATCCTCAACCCGGTGCTGCCCCGGTTCGTGGACGAGGACCTGGGCCGGGGACCGGCGGAGATCGGCGTCGCCACCGGCGCTTACGCACTGGCCACTCTGGTGGTGAGGCCGCCCAGCGGTTTCTGGGTGGACCGGGTGGGTCACCGGGTGGTCTTCCTCGCCGGTGCGGCAGGGCTCCTCCTCACCCAGTGGCTGTATCCGCTGTGCCCCTCGTACACCTGGATGCTGGTCGACCGGCTGGGCGTGGGCGCCGCCCTGGCCCTGGTCTTCGCCGCCGCGCCGGCCTGGACGGTGGCGCTGGTCCCGCAGACGCGCGGCCGCTGGGCGCTCGGCTCGGTCGGGGTGAGCACCGCACTGGGCCAGGCACTGGCGGCACCGCTCGGCGACCAGCTCTACCGGTTGGGTGGCCATCCCCTGGTGGCCTGGGGAGCGGCGGGGCTGGCGGCAGCCGCCGGACTGGTGGCCGCCACGGTCCGGCCGGGAGCCCGCCGCCCCGCGCAGAACGACGGCAGCGGTACGACTTCAGGCCGCCTGGGGTGGTGGCACGACGGGGTCAGGCCGGCCCTGCTGCCCGGCTGCAGTCTGATGCTCAGCTACTTCGGCTATTCCGCCCTGCTGGCCTTCTCCGTGCTCTCGTTGGAGGAGCGGGGCGTGTCGGGTGGCGCGATCGTGCTCACCGCGGTGGCCGTCTCCGTCGTGGTCATCCGGCTGGCCACCGGACGGCACGTCGACCGGATGCGTCCGTCGGTGATCCTCCCGGCCGCCGGAGCCGTCGAAGCGGCCGGCCTGCTCCTGCTCGGCCATTCGTCCGCGCTGTGGACCGCCGCCCTGGCCGGAGTGCTGATCGGCGCGGGCTGCTCGCAGATGTTTCCGGCGCTCGGCGCCGAGGTGCTGGAGCATGCCGAACGCAGCGGACGCCAGGCGTCCATCGCCGTCTTCGGTTCGTTTCTGCAACTCGGCCTGGCCCTGGGCGGAGCCGTACTCGGCAGCCTGGTGACACTGTTCGGATATCCCGGCATGTACGCGGTAGGGGCGGTCTGCGCGCTCGTCGGTGCCTTCGGCGCCTCGGCCCGACTCGAACTGCGCCGCCGTACCCGCTCCCCCGGAGGGACCTCGTGA
- the panD gene encoding aspartate 1-decarboxylase has protein sequence MMRHLMKSKIHRAVVTQADLHYVGSLTIDQDLMDEAGLLPGELVHVVDIDNGARLETYAIAGERGSGVIGINGAAARLVHEGDLVIIISYALVDEAALEGFSPRVVHVDRCNRIVSLGEDAAEPVPGSYEVRGDLLAALQTGGPAVTEGR, from the coding sequence ATGATGCGCCATCTGATGAAATCGAAAATCCATCGTGCCGTCGTCACCCAGGCCGATCTGCACTATGTCGGCTCGCTCACCATCGATCAGGACCTCATGGACGAGGCCGGGCTCCTTCCGGGCGAACTCGTGCACGTCGTGGACATCGACAACGGAGCCCGGCTGGAGACCTACGCCATCGCCGGTGAGCGGGGCAGCGGCGTCATCGGCATCAACGGCGCCGCGGCGCGCCTGGTCCACGAAGGTGATCTGGTCATCATCATCAGCTACGCCCTGGTGGATGAGGCAGCCCTCGAAGGATTCAGCCCGCGGGTCGTCCATGTGGACCGGTGCAACCGGATCGTGTCGCTGGGCGAGGACGCCGCGGAGCCGGTTCCGGGTTCGTACGAGGTCCGGGGTGATCTGCTCGCCGCCCTGCAGACGGGCGGACCGGCCGTTACGGAGGGCCGCTGA
- a CDS encoding phenylacetate--CoA ligase family protein, with translation MSRTQGDRPRIGDWSSPQELTRLQDERLPVVLEQAERSPFYRGRTEGAGAPARARLEQLVPTTKQQLRDNYPFGMLGVEKRQLATYHESSGTAGTPTPSYYTAEDWDDLAERYARKHIGIGPEDTFLVRTPYALMITGHLAQAAARSQGATVVPGDNRSLAMPYSRVVRVLHGLGVSLTWSMPTEPLIWAAAARAAGLEPGKDFPSLRALFVGGEPLGPARRRRISEIWGVPVVEEYGSTETGSLAGECPEGRLHLWADRAVFEVLDPVTGRIGPDGAGQLLVTPLYREAMPLLRYNLEDDVEVSTEPCPCGWALPSVRVLGRAGFGHRVGAMKVSQSELEQLVFSLPADYGVLFWRARAQPELLTIEIEVEDSARDLARAALAASVWEAYGRLPLRIDARPPGSLVPRRALTGVHDVVKPRSLFGADEDWDKALLYY, from the coding sequence ATGTCCCGAACGCAAGGCGACCGGCCCCGGATAGGGGACTGGTCGAGTCCGCAGGAGCTGACCCGGCTGCAGGACGAACGGCTGCCGGTGGTCCTGGAGCAGGCCGAACGCTCACCCTTCTACCGCGGCCGCACCGAAGGCGCCGGTGCGCCGGCCCGCGCCCGGCTGGAACAGCTCGTCCCCACCACCAAGCAGCAGCTTCGGGACAACTACCCCTTCGGCATGCTGGGCGTGGAGAAGCGGCAGCTGGCCACGTACCACGAGTCGAGCGGCACGGCGGGCACGCCGACCCCCTCGTACTACACCGCCGAGGACTGGGACGACCTGGCGGAACGCTATGCCCGCAAACACATCGGCATCGGTCCGGAGGACACCTTCCTGGTCCGTACGCCCTACGCGCTGATGATCACGGGACATCTGGCCCAGGCCGCCGCCCGCTCCCAGGGGGCCACCGTGGTCCCGGGCGACAACCGCTCGCTGGCCATGCCCTATTCGAGGGTGGTGCGGGTGCTGCACGGCCTCGGAGTCAGCCTCACCTGGTCGATGCCCACGGAGCCGCTGATCTGGGCCGCCGCGGCGCGGGCCGCCGGTCTTGAGCCGGGCAAGGACTTCCCCTCGCTGCGGGCCCTGTTCGTCGGCGGTGAGCCGCTCGGCCCGGCCCGGCGGCGCCGGATCAGCGAGATCTGGGGGGTGCCGGTGGTCGAGGAGTACGGCTCCACCGAGACCGGCAGCCTCGCGGGCGAATGCCCCGAGGGCCGGCTCCATCTCTGGGCCGACCGGGCCGTGTTCGAGGTACTGGACCCGGTCACCGGCCGGATCGGACCGGACGGCGCCGGGCAGCTCCTGGTCACGCCGCTGTACCGGGAGGCCATGCCGCTGCTCCGCTACAACCTCGAGGACGACGTGGAGGTCAGCACCGAGCCCTGCCCCTGCGGATGGGCGCTGCCCTCGGTACGCGTCCTCGGCCGGGCGGGGTTCGGGCATCGCGTGGGCGCGATGAAGGTCAGCCAGAGCGAGCTGGAGCAGCTGGTCTTCTCGCTGCCCGCGGACTACGGCGTCCTCTTCTGGCGGGCCAGGGCGCAGCCCGAGCTGCTGACGATCGAGATCGAGGTGGAGGACTCGGCCCGGGACCTGGCCCGCGCCGCCCTGGCGGCCTCCGTATGGGAGGCGTACGGCCGGCTCCCGCTGCGCATCGACGCCCGGCCGCCGGGCTCGCTCGTGCCGCGGCGCGCCCTGACCGGCGTCCATGACGTGGTCAAGCCGCGCAGCCTGTTCGGTGCGGACGAGGACTGGGACAAGGCGCTTCTGTACTACTGA
- a CDS encoding DUF6002 family protein, which translates to MTSAIGLRSGVRQFDAPYAEYAERLRRAMKTVAASRAPQDRFEPGYELPSPDSRLQRFFAAAAIRVSDLGSYRGRQLRLLDLMSNPATRTTKTLASLLMVARAVQHIRTTAEPVMIVTPSSANKATALRDAVARAIDCGLVTPDELQITVIVPAAARRKLWASPLSGSPELARRNPVLTHDGSERSAVKELAQEFTDGWYASPPQGVRHRLWYTLDLDNYRVADTIRAFVEHDALPAPLPGGRLHAHAVSSAYGLLGHHFGHQMLREEGLADDPPHYFLVQHLDTPDMVLSLHFGSVSRENLPEYSRAPGGLLTQSADPRFPQTTKALDECLEPTFYTRAPVTSAEMNRLIRTHGGGGIVVSGHECLTRYREIRRLTARAGLTLPSDPAELREWSLVMAFTGVLYAIDRGLVAEEDIVVHGSGSYSAADFVPLPMRLQRQVGDADEVRTAVLESLS; encoded by the coding sequence ATGACCAGTGCCATCGGCCTGCGCTCCGGCGTCCGGCAGTTCGACGCGCCTTATGCCGAGTACGCCGAGCGGCTGCGCCGTGCCATGAAGACGGTCGCCGCCTCCCGGGCGCCGCAGGATCGTTTCGAACCGGGCTACGAACTTCCCTCGCCGGACTCCCGGCTACAGCGCTTCTTCGCCGCCGCCGCGATCCGGGTGTCGGACCTGGGCAGTTACCGAGGCCGGCAGCTGCGCCTCCTTGACCTCATGAGCAATCCGGCGACCCGCACCACCAAGACCCTCGCCTCGCTGCTCATGGTCGCCCGGGCGGTGCAGCACATCCGCACCACCGCCGAGCCCGTCATGATCGTGACGCCGTCCTCGGCCAACAAGGCGACGGCGCTGCGGGACGCGGTGGCCCGGGCCATCGACTGCGGCCTGGTCACACCGGACGAGCTGCAGATCACGGTGATCGTGCCGGCCGCTGCTCGGCGCAAGCTGTGGGCCTCCCCGCTCTCCGGTTCTCCCGAGCTCGCCAGGCGCAATCCGGTGCTGACCCACGACGGTTCGGAGCGCTCCGCAGTCAAGGAACTCGCCCAGGAGTTCACCGATGGCTGGTACGCCAGTCCGCCCCAGGGCGTACGCCACCGCCTGTGGTACACCCTTGACCTCGACAACTACCGGGTGGCCGACACCATCCGGGCCTTCGTGGAACACGACGCGCTGCCCGCGCCGCTGCCCGGCGGACGGCTGCACGCGCACGCCGTGTCCAGCGCGTACGGCCTGCTCGGCCATCACTTCGGCCATCAGATGCTGCGCGAGGAGGGCCTGGCCGACGATCCGCCCCACTACTTCCTCGTCCAGCATCTCGACACCCCCGACATGGTGCTGAGCCTGCACTTCGGCTCGGTGTCGCGGGAGAACCTGCCGGAGTACTCCCGCGCCCCCGGCGGGCTGCTCACGCAGTCGGCCGATCCGCGCTTCCCGCAGACCACAAAGGCGCTGGACGAGTGTCTGGAGCCCACCTTCTACACGCGGGCCCCTGTCACCTCGGCGGAGATGAACCGACTGATCCGCACCCACGGCGGCGGGGGCATCGTCGTATCCGGGCACGAGTGCCTGACCCGGTACCGCGAGATCCGGCGGCTGACCGCGCGCGCCGGCCTCACGCTGCCGTCCGACCCGGCAGAGCTGCGCGAATGGTCACTGGTGATGGCCTTCACCGGGGTGCTGTACGCCATTGACCGGGGCCTGGTGGCAGAGGAGGACATCGTGGTGCACGGCTCCGGCAGCTACTCCGCCGCCGACTTCGTACCGCTGCCCATGCGGCTCCAGCGTCAGGTCGGCGACGCGGACGAGGTGCGTACGGCCGTCCTGGAGTCACTGTCGTGA